DNA from Nitriliruptor alkaliphilus DSM 45188:
CGACGCGCTGCTCGCGGCTGGGGTCACCCGGGTCGTGATCGCCCACCCCGATCCGAACCCGACCGCGAGCGGCGGTGCGGACGCGCTTCGGGCCGCGGGGATCGAGGTCGTCCTCGGCCCCGAGGTGTTCCGCGCCGCGGTGGCCGACGAACTCGCGGGGTTCCTCAGCCTGGTCGGCCGCGGCCGACCGCACGTCACCTTGAAGCTCGCCCAGACGGTCGACGGGTCGCTCGTCGCACCGGGGGACGGGCCCGGTGGCGGCCGCTGGATCACCGGCCCGGCGGCGCGTCGGGCGGTCCACCGGTGGCGCGCCTCGGTCGACGCGGTCCTCGTGGGCAGCGGCACCGTCGTGTCCGACGACCCGGGCCTCGACGTGCGCGACGTGCCCCTCGGCCGTCGCCAGCAGCCTCGCCCGGTGGTGCTCGACGGACGTCTGCGCACGCCACCGACAGCGAAGGTCGTGGCTCGCGGCGCGCTGCTGCTGACCCGGGCCGACGCCGGCCGCAGCGTCCGAGCAGCCCTGACCGAGGCGGGGGCGCAGGTCATCGATGTCCCGACGGGCGTGGACGGGAAGGTCGATCCGGCGGCTGCGCTCCGGGTCCTCGCCGTGCACGGCATCGCCACCGTCCTCGCCGAACCCGGGGCGAAGCTCGCGCACACCCTGCTGGGCGCCGGGCTGGTCGACCGCCTCGTGCGCCACGTGGCCCTAGGCACGGGCGCCGGACCTCCGCGGCCGGTGCTCGACGAGGACGCCGACGGCTGGCGCACCGTGCGCGTCGGCGGTGCCGGCGCCGACCTGATCTGGGAGCGCGTCCCGGTGACGCGCCCCGCCGTCCCCACCGAGAGGCAGGCCTGATGTTCACCGGCATCGTCGAGGAGGTCGGCCGCGTCGTGGTGCTCGAACGCCAGGGTGCGGGCGAGGACGCCGCCGCGCGGCTGCACGTGGCCTGCAGCACGGTCGTCGAGGACGCCGGGGTCGGCGACTCGATCGCCGTCGACGGCTGCTGCCTGACGGTCATCACCCTGACGGGCGACGGCTTCACCGCGGACCTGATGGCCGAGACATTGCGTTCGACGGGGCTCGGTGACCTCGCGCCCGGCGACGGGGTCAACCTCGAACGGGCGATGCGGGCCGATGCCCGGTTCGGTGGGCACCTCGTCCAGGGCCACGTCGACGCGGTCGGTCGCGTCGTGGCGCGCGACGAGCACCCCGGCACGGTCTTCCTCACCGTCAGCGCCCCAGCCGAGGTGGCGCGGTACCTGGTCCCGAAGGGGTCGATCACCGTGACCGGGGTGAGCCTGACCGTCGTCGACGTCGATCCGGGTGACGACGGGAGCGCCACGTTCCGCCTCGGGTTGATCCCGCACACCCTCGAGGTCACCACCCTCGGCGACCGAGGGGTCGGTGACGCGGTCAACCTCGAGGCGGACGTGGTCGCCAAGCACGTCGAGCACCTGCTCGCCGGCGGCGCCCCGTCGCCCTACGTCAGCCTCGCCACCCCCACCACCCCGCCAGGGGAGACCGGAGCCCGCTCGTGAGCCGCTTCGCCAGCATCGAGGACGCCATCGCCGTCATCGCCGACGGCGGCATGGTGATCGTGGTCGACGACGAGGATCGCGAGAACGAGGGTGACCTCGTCATGGCGGCCGACGCTGCCACGCCCGAGGCCCTCGGGTTCATCGTCCGGCACTCGTCGGGCGTGGTCTGTGCCCCGATGTTCGGCGAGGATCTCGACCGGCTCGCCATCCCGATGATGGTGGACCGCAACGAGGACCCGAAGGGGACCGCGTACACGGTCACGGTCGACGCGGTCGAGGGGACCTCGACCGGGATCTCCGCCGCGGACCGGGCCCGGACCCTCCGTGTGCTCGCCGATCCGGGGTCGGCACCCGACGACGTGTCGCGGCCGGGCCACGTCTTCCCCCTGCGTTACCACCCGGGCGGCGTGCTGCGCCGACCCGGTCACACCGAGGCATCGGTCGACCTCGCGCTGCTCGCCGGTCGCCGGCCCGCCGCGGTCATCTGCGAGGTCGTCAACGACGACGGGTCCATGGCTCGTCTGCCCGACCTCGAGCGCTTCGCCGAGAGCCACGACCTCCTGCTGATCACCATCGAGGATCTCATCGCCTACCGCCGCGCGACCGAGAGCTCGCTCGTCGAGCGGGTGGCCGTCGCCCAGCTGCCGACGCCGTACGGCGCGTGGCGCATGATCGGGTACCGCTCGAACGCCGACGGGTCGGAACCCATCGCCCTGGTCCTCGGGGAACCGGAGGGCCAGCGCGACGTCCTCGTCCGGATGCACTCCGAGTGCCTCACCGGCGACGTGTTCCGGTCGCTGCGGTGCGACTGCGGCCCGCAGCTCGACCTCGCGATGGCCCGCATCGCGGACGAGGGACAGGGTGTCATCGTCTACCTGCGCGGCCACGAGGGGCGCGGCATCGGGCTGCTGCACAAGCTGCAGGCCTACGAGCTCCAGGACACGGGCGTCGACACCGTCGACGCCAACCTGCAGCTCGGCCTGCCGGCGGACGCCCGCGACTACGGCACGGGCGCGATGATCCTGGCCGACCTCGGGTTGTCGACCCTGCGCCTCTTGACCAACAACCCCGAGAAGCGTGCGGCGCTCGGTGGGTTCGGTCTCTCGGTGACCGAGCGACTGCCGGTCGAGGTCGTGCCCAACGCCGACAACGCGGCCTACCTGGCCACGAAGGTGGCGCGGATGGGCCACGTGATGTCCGGCGAGGGGGCTGCGGTCTCGACGGGGGTCGGCGACATCGCCAAGCAGCGCGACACCGCGCCTGCCCGCGTCGAACGTCCCGAACGCAGCGGCATCGGGATGGCGCCGCGTCCGGACGAGCCGGATGCAGCGGACGGGGCGCCGGTACGCGAGGATGCCCCGCCCGCCGGTGCCGCCGGCGCACGACCCGGTGCCCCTGGCACCACCGAACGAGAGGACCACACGTGAGCGACCACGCTCGGACGCCCGCCGCGGGTGACGTCCGCGTCCACACCGGCACCCTCGACGCCGCAGGCCTGCGGGTCGGGATCGTCGCTGCCCGCTTCAACGAGCTGGTCGTCGGTCCTCTGGTCGACGGTGCCATCGACACCCTGCTGCGTCACAAGGCGCTGCCCGCCGACATCCAGGTCGCCTGGGTCCCCGGCGCGTTCGAACTGCCGGTGGTGCTCGAGCGCATGGCTGCCTCCGGTGAGGTCGACGCGTTGGTCGCGCTCGGGTGCGTGGTGCGTGGGGCGACGCCGCACTTCGACTACGTGGCGGGAGAGTGCGCCTCGGGGGCTGCGGCCGTCTCGCGCACCCACGGCATCCCGGTCGCCTTCGGGGTGCTGACCACCGACACCTGGGAGCAGGCCGTGGAGCGTGCGGGCGGCAAGCTCGGCAACAAGGGCTCCGAGTCGGCCCTGGCCGCGGTCGAGACCGCCCGGTTGTTGCAGCACCTGTGACCGATCAACCACCACTGGCACCACCGGATCCGGTGCCCGGTGCCAAGCGCGTGGCGCTCGATGCCGAGCAGGCCCACCTCGACGCGGTGTACGAGCGGGTCGAGACCCTGCGCCGGCGGGCCGAGGAGCGGCGGGTCGCCGCCAACCGCGAACCGGGCAGCGGGACCTTCCAGGCGGTCTTCGAGCGGGACGTCACCGCCCATCACCACGCGGTCCGGGCCGCACGGTTGACCTTCGGGGACGTCGAGTCGCTGGCGTTCGGGCGGCTCGACACCGCCGACGGCGACCGCCTGCACGTCGGTCGGGTGTCGGTCATCGACGAGTCCGGTGACGTCATGCTCGTCGACTGGCGGGCACCCGCGGCCGGTGCGTTCTACCGGGCCACGGCGGCCCGCCCGCTCGGCGTCGCCCGGCGCCGGACCCTGACGACCCGCGGCCGGCAGGTCGACGACCTCGACGACGAGGTCCTGGACGCGGATGCCGCCGACCGGCTCGGCATCACGGCCGTCACCGGGCAGGGCGCGCTTTTGGCGGCGCTCTCCCGCGTCCGGACCGGCCACCTGCGCGACATCGTGGCGACGATCCAAGCCGATCAGGACCGGATCATCCGCGCGCCCGCCACCGGGACGCTGGTGGTGGCCGGCGGGCCGGGCACCGGCAAGACCGTCGTCGCGCTGCACCGCGTGGCCTACCTGCTGTACGAGGACCGGGAACGCTTCGAGGGTCGCGGGGTCCTCGTGGTCGGCCCGTCGCGCGCGTTCACCGAGCACACCGCCCGGGTGTTGCCGGCCCTCGGCGAGGACCGTGCGGTCCAGCGGCCCTTGGCGGGTCTGGCGCCGGCGGGCGCGGAGGTCGCGGGCTGGGACACGCCGGAGGTCGCGGCCATCAAGGGTGACCTGGCCCTCGTCGGGGTCTGCCGGCGGGCGGTCCGAGCGGCCGTCCCGCCGCTCCCACCAGCCACGCGGCTGACCTTCGAGGGCACCACGGCCGTGGTCGACGGCCGCCGGCTGTCCGAGGCTCGGCGACGGCTCCTGCAGCGCGTCCGCCCGACCGCGGGCGGCTGCTACCACGCGCGCTCGGTCGCCGCTGACGACGCGCTGCGCGCCGCCCTCTGGCGTGCCTGGCGGTCGGCGCACCGGGCGGCCGGCGGTCGCCCCCCCGAGGAGCGCCGCGGCACCGGGTTCGACGACGCGCTCGACGACGCGCCCCACGTGACGATGCTGCGCCGCTGCTGGTGGCCGGTCCTCGACCCGCTCGAGGTCGCGGGGCGACTCGCGGCCGGCGACATCGACCTCGCGCAGGTCGCTGCGGGCGACCTGGACGGACCCCGGGTCGCCACGCTGCGTGACGCGTGGGCCGGGGCGCAGCGGTGGACGGTCGACGACGTGGGCCTCCTCGACGAGATCGCGGCCCTGCTCGGCCCCCCGCCGACCACGGCCGCCGAACCGCGGACCGACCGTGACGACCCCGGTATCCGCCTGACCAGCGACCGGCTGCGGGTCGATCTGGAGGTCACCGATGTGGCCGCGGCCGGTTACCGCGACTTCGCCCACGTGGTGGTCGACGAGGCGCAGGACCTGAGCCCCCTGCAGTGGCGGGCGGTGGCGCGCCGCGGGCCGTACGCCTCCTGGACGGTCGTGGGTGACCTGGCGCAGCGCAGCCGGGTGGCCGAACCGGCCACCTGGGCGGCGGTCGCCGAGCTGATCGGGCGACGCGAGGTCAACGTCACGCGCCTGTCGGTCAACTACCGCACCCCGTCCGAGATCGTCGATGTGGCGCGGGCCGTGCTGGTGGCCGCCGGCCACGACCCGGCGGCGGTCCCGACCTCGGTGCGCTCAGCGGGGGAGCGGCCGCGCCTCCTGCGGTCCGACGACCTACCGGAGCGGGCCGCCGAGACCGCTGCCGACCTGCTGGCCCGACGCGAGGGCACGGTCGCGATCATCGGCCCCGACGGACGGCTCGCCGACCTCGAGACGGCGACACATGCCCGGCTGGGGGACCACGCAGAACGCACGAACCGGCTCCGAGTGCACGACCCGCGCACGGTCAAGGGCCTCGAGTTCGACGACGTCATCGTCGTCGCGCCGGACGAGATCGCGGCCGCCTCGAGCGTCGGTCTGCACCAGCTGTACGTGGCTGTGACGCGTGCT
Protein-coding regions in this window:
- a CDS encoding riboflavin synthase, which translates into the protein MFTGIVEEVGRVVVLERQGAGEDAAARLHVACSTVVEDAGVGDSIAVDGCCLTVITLTGDGFTADLMAETLRSTGLGDLAPGDGVNLERAMRADARFGGHLVQGHVDAVGRVVARDEHPGTVFLTVSAPAEVARYLVPKGSITVTGVSLTVVDVDPGDDGSATFRLGLIPHTLEVTTLGDRGVGDAVNLEADVVAKHVEHLLAGGAPSPYVSLATPTTPPGETGARS
- the ribD gene encoding bifunctional diaminohydroxyphosphoribosylaminopyrimidine deaminase/5-amino-6-(5-phosphoribosylamino)uracil reductase RibD, with translation MTAATTPTVDATERAHLARALALATSVRGTTSPNPAVGCVIARGDRIVGEGATRPPGSAHAEVVALGAAGEQARGATAHITLEPCAHHGRTPPCTDALLAAGVTRVVIAHPDPNPTASGGADALRAAGIEVVLGPEVFRAAVADELAGFLSLVGRGRPHVTLKLAQTVDGSLVAPGDGPGGGRWITGPAARRAVHRWRASVDAVLVGSGTVVSDDPGLDVRDVPLGRRQQPRPVVLDGRLRTPPTAKVVARGALLLTRADAGRSVRAALTEAGAQVIDVPTGVDGKVDPAAALRVLAVHGIATVLAEPGAKLAHTLLGAGLVDRLVRHVALGTGAGPPRPVLDEDADGWRTVRVGGAGADLIWERVPVTRPAVPTERQA
- the ribH gene encoding 6,7-dimethyl-8-ribityllumazine synthase produces the protein MSDHARTPAAGDVRVHTGTLDAAGLRVGIVAARFNELVVGPLVDGAIDTLLRHKALPADIQVAWVPGAFELPVVLERMAASGEVDALVALGCVVRGATPHFDYVAGECASGAAAVSRTHGIPVAFGVLTTDTWEQAVERAGGKLGNKGSESALAAVETARLLQHL
- a CDS encoding bifunctional 3,4-dihydroxy-2-butanone-4-phosphate synthase/GTP cyclohydrolase II, which translates into the protein MSRFASIEDAIAVIADGGMVIVVDDEDRENEGDLVMAADAATPEALGFIVRHSSGVVCAPMFGEDLDRLAIPMMVDRNEDPKGTAYTVTVDAVEGTSTGISAADRARTLRVLADPGSAPDDVSRPGHVFPLRYHPGGVLRRPGHTEASVDLALLAGRRPAAVICEVVNDDGSMARLPDLERFAESHDLLLITIEDLIAYRRATESSLVERVAVAQLPTPYGAWRMIGYRSNADGSEPIALVLGEPEGQRDVLVRMHSECLTGDVFRSLRCDCGPQLDLAMARIADEGQGVIVYLRGHEGRGIGLLHKLQAYELQDTGVDTVDANLQLGLPADARDYGTGAMILADLGLSTLRLLTNNPEKRAALGGFGLSVTERLPVEVVPNADNAAYLATKVARMGHVMSGEGAAVSTGVGDIAKQRDTAPARVERPERSGIGMAPRPDEPDAADGAPVREDAPPAGAAGARPGAPGTTEREDHT
- a CDS encoding HelD family protein, yielding MTDQPPLAPPDPVPGAKRVALDAEQAHLDAVYERVETLRRRAEERRVAANREPGSGTFQAVFERDVTAHHHAVRAARLTFGDVESLAFGRLDTADGDRLHVGRVSVIDESGDVMLVDWRAPAAGAFYRATAARPLGVARRRTLTTRGRQVDDLDDEVLDADAADRLGITAVTGQGALLAALSRVRTGHLRDIVATIQADQDRIIRAPATGTLVVAGGPGTGKTVVALHRVAYLLYEDRERFEGRGVLVVGPSRAFTEHTARVLPALGEDRAVQRPLAGLAPAGAEVAGWDTPEVAAIKGDLALVGVCRRAVRAAVPPLPPATRLTFEGTTAVVDGRRLSEARRRLLQRVRPTAGGCYHARSVAADDALRAALWRAWRSAHRAAGGRPPEERRGTGFDDALDDAPHVTMLRRCWWPVLDPLEVAGRLAAGDIDLAQVAAGDLDGPRVATLRDAWAGAQRWTVDDVGLLDEIAALLGPPPTTAAEPRTDRDDPGIRLTSDRLRVDLEVTDVAAAGYRDFAHVVVDEAQDLSPLQWRAVARRGPYASWTVVGDLAQRSRVAEPATWAAVAELIGRREVNVTRLSVNYRTPSEIVDVARAVLVAAGHDPAAVPTSVRSAGERPRLLRSDDLPERAAETAADLLARREGTVAIIGPDGRLADLETATHARLGDHAERTNRLRVHDPRTVKGLEFDDVIVVAPDEIAAASSVGLHQLYVAVTRATRSLTVIAAVGVEVPGVDELAAE